A region of Streptomyces sp. R44 DNA encodes the following proteins:
- a CDS encoding helix-turn-helix transcriptional regulator — protein MMSTSARLLRLVSLLSARPSWTCGQLADHMAVTERTVRRDVARLRELGYGVESDPGPWGGYRLRAGSRVPPLVLDDEEALAVAVGLREAALSGVLGDDQAALSALLKLRQVLPRRIADRLGEMDAALVHTSRLDAPQIAPGMLLELTGACRRAERCRLSYRDRAGKATVREVDPYRLVHTGRRWYFVARDVTRDEWRTFRADRVGRIQPTGRPVELVDPPDPALLVSRSIATGAYPLYVTIRLPLPMDQALRLIPPTVGTHRPEGSDVTIVDIGGPDADGLARYLLSLATPLRVLSPDDVREALLRRTRQLFEDNAG, from the coding sequence GTGATGAGCACATCCGCCCGCCTGCTACGACTGGTCTCCCTGCTGTCCGCACGGCCGTCGTGGACCTGCGGACAGCTGGCCGACCACATGGCGGTCACCGAGCGCACGGTGCGAAGGGACGTCGCCAGGCTCCGGGAGCTCGGCTATGGAGTCGAGTCCGATCCCGGCCCATGGGGCGGTTACCGCCTCCGCGCCGGATCCCGGGTGCCGCCGTTGGTCCTGGATGACGAGGAGGCGCTCGCCGTCGCCGTCGGGCTGCGCGAGGCCGCGCTCAGCGGTGTTCTCGGCGACGACCAGGCCGCGCTGTCCGCTCTGCTGAAGCTGCGTCAGGTGTTGCCGCGCCGGATCGCGGACCGGCTGGGAGAGATGGATGCCGCTCTTGTTCACACCTCAAGGCTCGACGCACCACAGATCGCGCCCGGCATGCTGCTGGAATTGACCGGTGCCTGTCGCCGGGCAGAGCGTTGCCGCCTCTCCTACCGGGATCGGGCGGGGAAGGCCACGGTCAGGGAGGTCGACCCGTACCGTCTGGTGCACACGGGACGCCGTTGGTACTTCGTCGCCCGGGACGTGACACGGGACGAGTGGCGCACCTTCCGGGCCGACAGGGTCGGCCGGATACAGCCGACCGGGCGCCCGGTGGAGCTCGTCGACCCACCCGACCCGGCTCTGCTCGTCTCCCGCTCCATCGCGACCGGCGCCTACCCGCTCTACGTGACGATCCGCCTCCCGCTGCCCATGGACCAGGCGCTACGGCTGATCCCGCCGACGGTCGGTACCCATCGCCCGGAGGGAAGCGACGTCACGATCGTCGACATCGGCGGCCCCGACGCGGACGGGCTCGCCAGGTACCTCCTCAGCCTGGCCACACCACTGCGGGTCCTGTCACCTGACGACGTGCGGGAAGCTCTGCTCCGGCGTACCCGGCAACTGTTCGAGGACAACGCGGGATGA
- a CDS encoding GNAT family N-acetyltransferase, with amino-acid sequence MSAVHVTPLHLVGPRLALREVEPEDTDGLLAIYGDADATRHLSFEPRTPEQVQSIVDRSIASATDTPRTEYCLAITRRGERHLIGYARLATEPQQAATIGFALHPDEWGKGMGTETVHLLCALGFRTLGLHRIWAARSPLNEASARTLLRAGMTEDGRIRDHVFVHGAWRDSITYSILADEWTPIGDLEVGPTTDTASPGRGGSRRR; translated from the coding sequence GTGAGTGCCGTGCATGTGACGCCCCTCCACCTGGTCGGCCCGCGCCTGGCCCTGCGCGAAGTCGAACCCGAGGACACCGACGGCCTTCTGGCCATCTACGGAGATGCCGACGCCACGCGGCACCTCAGCTTCGAGCCCCGTACCCCCGAGCAGGTCCAGTCGATTGTCGACCGGTCCATCGCCTCCGCCACGGACACCCCCAGGACCGAGTACTGCCTCGCCATCACCCGGCGCGGCGAGCGTCATCTGATCGGCTACGCGCGCCTGGCCACCGAACCGCAGCAGGCGGCCACCATCGGATTCGCCCTGCACCCGGACGAGTGGGGCAAGGGGATGGGGACCGAGACCGTCCACCTGCTGTGCGCACTCGGCTTCCGGACCCTTGGTCTCCACCGCATCTGGGCGGCTCGTTCGCCGCTCAACGAGGCCTCCGCACGGACGCTTCTACGGGCTGGTATGACCGAGGACGGGCGGATCCGCGACCACGTCTTCGTTCACGGAGCATGGCGGGATTCCATCACCTACTCGATCCTGGCGGACGAGTGGACACCGATCGGCGACTTGGAGGTCGGTCCGACGACGGATACCGCCTCACCAGGCAGGGGTGGCAGTCGGCGCAGGTGA